The Aeromicrobium yanjiei genome includes a region encoding these proteins:
- a CDS encoding RNA-binding S4 domain-containing protein translates to METTARADVWVSSVRLYKNRSIASKECKAGHVRINGAKAKPSQPVSIGDRVEALTEGGLRIVVVTRIIVKRVGAPVAVQCYEDRTPPPPPKEEIAVMPRRDRGAGRPTKRDRRAMDRLRGR, encoded by the coding sequence ATGGAGACCACCGCCCGCGCCGACGTGTGGGTCTCCTCAGTCCGGCTCTACAAGAACCGGTCGATCGCGTCCAAGGAGTGCAAGGCCGGGCACGTCCGCATCAACGGGGCCAAGGCCAAGCCGTCGCAGCCGGTCAGCATCGGCGATCGTGTCGAGGCGCTGACCGAGGGCGGGCTGCGGATCGTCGTGGTCACCAGGATCATCGTCAAGCGGGTCGGCGCACCCGTGGCCGTGCAGTGCTACGAGGACAGGACTCCCCCGCCGCCGCCCAAGGAGGAGATCGCCGTCATGCCCCGTCGCGACCGGGGTGCGGGACGTCCCACCAAGCGCGACCGCCGGGCGATGGACCGGCTGCGCGGACGCTAG
- a CDS encoding cupin domain-containing protein — MPDSALDLLSGDAQTFVSKVWASRTHLHRADPDDLTALLSLDDVDTLLTSSAIRTPSIRMAQDGTVLAESSYTRGATLAGKPLTGLVDPRKALALFEGGATIVLQGLHRYWEPITLLVAELELELGHPCQANAYLTPPGAQGFAVHSDSHDVFVFQTAGSKQWEIHGPDGAEELLLEPGMSVYLPTGTPHAARAQDTVSLHVTIGINQLTWRGLVERSLRDVLAEVPDQHLPAGYLDQPADLAEELGRRLETLAGRIRGLDPAASVEDEVRRFLTSRSPRLAGGLHDVLAVATIDDTTRLRRRPGHPCVLLARDDRLEVLLGDRAIDMPARLRPALTEVRARRELAPRDLAGHLDEQSRLVLCRRLVREGFLEVIR; from the coding sequence GTGCCTGATTCCGCACTCGATCTGCTCAGCGGCGACGCCCAGACCTTCGTCTCGAAGGTCTGGGCGTCGCGGACGCACCTGCACCGCGCCGATCCCGACGACCTCACTGCACTGCTGTCGCTCGACGACGTCGACACCCTGCTCACGTCGTCCGCGATCCGCACCCCGTCCATCAGGATGGCCCAGGACGGGACGGTCCTGGCCGAGTCCTCGTACACCCGCGGAGCGACCCTGGCCGGCAAGCCGCTGACCGGCCTCGTGGACCCGCGCAAGGCGCTGGCGCTGTTCGAGGGCGGGGCGACGATCGTCCTCCAGGGGCTGCACCGCTACTGGGAGCCGATCACTCTGCTCGTCGCCGAGCTCGAGCTGGAGCTCGGCCACCCGTGCCAGGCCAATGCCTATCTCACGCCGCCCGGCGCCCAGGGGTTCGCCGTCCACTCCGACTCCCACGACGTCTTCGTCTTCCAGACGGCCGGGTCCAAGCAGTGGGAGATCCATGGCCCCGACGGCGCCGAGGAGCTGCTCCTCGAGCCCGGGATGTCGGTCTACCTGCCCACCGGGACCCCGCACGCGGCCCGCGCCCAGGACACGGTCTCGCTCCACGTCACGATCGGCATCAACCAGCTGACCTGGCGTGGTCTGGTCGAGCGCAGCCTCCGCGACGTCCTCGCCGAAGTTCCCGACCAGCACCTGCCGGCGGGCTACCTCGACCAGCCGGCCGACCTCGCCGAAGAGCTCGGTCGTCGGCTCGAGACCCTGGCCGGACGCATTCGCGGGCTCGACCCGGCCGCGAGCGTCGAGGACGAGGTGCGCCGCTTCCTGACCAGCCGGAGCCCGCGGCTCGCCGGCGGCCTGCACGACGTGCTGGCGGTCGCGACCATCGACGACACGACCCGCCTGCGCCGGCGCCCCGGCCACCCGTGCGTGCTGCTCGCGCGCGATGACCGCCTGGAGGTCCTGCTCGGTGACCGCGCGATCGACATGCCGGCGCGGCTGCGTCCCGCACTGACCGAGGTGCGCGCCCGGCGCGAGCTCGCCCCCCGCGACCTGGCCGGGCATCTCGACGAGCAGAGCCGGCTCGTGCTCTGCCGCCGCCTCGTGCGCGAAGGGTTCCTCGAGGTCATTCGGTGA
- a CDS encoding SHOCT domain-containing protein: MSAFGYDGWDLVWSVFTVLAFVVYVFALFAVISDLFSDHELSGWWKALWVVLLVLLPFLTILVYLIARGRGMQERAQKRAADAQRATDDYIRATARQSSPADEIAKAKALLDDGTITQGEYESIKAQALGTQTPTGAAR; encoded by the coding sequence ATGTCAGCATTCGGCTACGACGGGTGGGACCTGGTCTGGTCGGTGTTCACCGTCCTCGCGTTCGTCGTCTACGTCTTCGCGTTGTTCGCGGTGATCAGTGACCTGTTCAGTGATCACGAGCTGAGCGGATGGTGGAAGGCGCTGTGGGTCGTGCTGCTCGTGCTGCTGCCGTTCCTGACGATCCTGGTCTACCTGATCGCACGCGGCCGGGGCATGCAGGAGCGCGCACAGAAGCGCGCCGCGGACGCCCAGCGTGCGACCGACGACTACATCCGGGCCACGGCGCGGCAGAGCTCTCCCGCCGACGAGATCGCCAAGGCCAAGGCCCTGCTCGACGACGGCACCATCACGCAGGGCGAGTACGAGTCGATCAAGGCCCAGGCCCTCGGCACGCAGACCCCGACAGGAGCCGCACGATGA
- a CDS encoding SGNH/GDSL hydrolase family protein — protein sequence MTLTATGASAAVKVYDKGAGGERYVAMGDSVAAGPILLPQRPGGAPCYRSEKNFATLTAASLGARAFTDATCSSATIDNITKPQGSEPPQIDSVGRNTTLVTVGPIGANDAGIVSTVSGCVNPISPGCKERDGQTVHDKIEATRPELAAALKAIKKKAPRAAIVVVGYGLYIPPGGCPAVQPLTASDADYIQGLVDHMSTVLRDSARSANVTFADVRATPGSIDHTACAPAGQRWMEGLIPLSADGAIPFHPTAIGMQAVAPTVTAAARRATVLRNRTIVKAVRGEAVCRGSKVRLRVLTKGGPVVRADFKVGRKFIARDSSAPFAVYTSRKALKKRSGKLTARVKMTLPDTTGTYTVKISRPRCSR from the coding sequence ATGACACTGACCGCGACAGGCGCGAGCGCCGCGGTCAAGGTCTACGACAAGGGCGCTGGGGGCGAGAGGTACGTCGCGATGGGCGACTCGGTCGCCGCCGGTCCGATCCTCCTGCCGCAGCGTCCCGGCGGAGCTCCCTGCTACCGCAGCGAGAAGAACTTCGCGACGCTGACCGCCGCCAGCCTCGGTGCCCGCGCGTTCACCGACGCCACGTGCTCGAGCGCCACGATCGACAACATCACGAAGCCGCAGGGGTCCGAGCCCCCGCAGATCGACTCGGTGGGACGCAACACGACCCTCGTGACCGTGGGCCCCATCGGGGCGAACGACGCGGGGATCGTCAGCACCGTCAGCGGCTGTGTCAACCCGATCTCCCCCGGCTGCAAGGAGCGGGACGGCCAGACCGTCCACGACAAGATCGAGGCGACCCGCCCCGAGCTCGCCGCCGCTCTCAAGGCGATCAAGAAGAAGGCCCCCCGCGCTGCGATCGTCGTGGTCGGCTACGGGCTCTACATCCCGCCGGGCGGCTGCCCGGCGGTGCAGCCCCTGACCGCCTCGGACGCCGATTACATCCAGGGACTCGTCGACCACATGAGCACGGTGCTGCGCGACTCGGCGCGCTCGGCGAACGTGACGTTCGCCGATGTGCGGGCCACGCCGGGCAGCATCGACCACACGGCGTGCGCGCCTGCCGGCCAGCGCTGGATGGAGGGTCTCATCCCGCTCAGCGCAGACGGCGCGATCCCGTTCCACCCGACCGCGATCGGGATGCAGGCGGTGGCGCCGACCGTCACAGCGGCGGCACGCCGGGCCACGGTGCTGCGCAACCGCACGATCGTCAAGGCCGTGCGTGGCGAGGCGGTGTGCCGCGGCTCGAAGGTGCGCCTGCGTGTGCTGACCAAGGGCGGCCCCGTCGTGCGGGCCGATTTCAAGGTGGGCCGCAAGTTCATCGCCCGCGACAGCTCGGCCCCGTTCGCGGTGTACACCTCCAGGAAGGCGCTCAAGAAGCGCTCGGGCAAGCTGACGGCGCGGGTCAAGATGACCCTGCCGGACACCACGGGCACCTACACCGTGAAGATCAGCCGGCCGCGGTGCTCGCGCTGA
- a CDS encoding DUF1269 domain-containing protein, whose amino-acid sequence MTERNYSLLVAAYDDQSAATEDFKALKSLDDLDIVAAVVLSRDDEGKVEAKEHGGKLVRYGTAIGAVGGVVVGLFAPPLLIAGVVGAAVGAGTGEILKRHEEKEIGVDAQEWLPEGSSAVVAVVDDLYLDRIDRAFDRASKHISKAIDKGDYDAVIKAVNKGEDKIVEAIAST is encoded by the coding sequence ATGACCGAACGCAACTACTCGCTCCTCGTGGCCGCCTACGACGACCAGTCCGCCGCCACGGAGGACTTCAAGGCGCTCAAGTCTCTCGACGATCTCGACATCGTGGCGGCCGTGGTGCTGTCACGGGACGACGAGGGCAAGGTCGAGGCCAAGGAGCACGGGGGCAAGCTCGTGCGCTACGGGACGGCGATCGGCGCGGTGGGCGGGGTCGTGGTCGGGCTGTTCGCACCCCCGCTGCTGATCGCGGGCGTGGTCGGCGCCGCCGTCGGCGCGGGAACCGGGGAGATCCTCAAGCGCCACGAGGAGAAGGAGATCGGCGTCGATGCGCAGGAGTGGCTGCCTGAAGGCTCCTCGGCCGTCGTGGCCGTGGTGGACGACCTCTATCTCGACCGCATCGACAGGGCCTTCGACCGCGCGAGCAAGCACATCTCCAAGGCCATCGACAAGGGCGACTACGACGCGGTCATCAAGGCGGTCAACAAGGGCGAGGACAAGATCGTCGAGGCCATCGCCTCCACCTGA
- a CDS encoding spermidine synthase, which produces MEDTGRTIEIVPDRDRPSAFTLRIDGTDQSYVDLDDPRRLEFDYMQRIADVIDAHGEAGAPLRCVHIGGAALTIPRYVAATRPRSSQTVLEPDEQVTALVRERLPLPRHSGIKIRPVDGRSGIAAMRDSLADVIVLDAFDGARIPAELTTAEFFADLGRVVADDGLVLLNIADKAPFPYARRVVRGVCDVFAHVMISAEPATLKGRRFGNVLVVASQAPLPWEALARRAASSPFPYRVLPYRDVVTTFAAKAPFTDSDSERSPAPPGGATFFS; this is translated from the coding sequence GTGGAGGACACCGGACGGACCATCGAGATCGTGCCGGACCGTGACCGTCCCTCGGCGTTCACGCTGCGCATCGACGGGACCGACCAGTCGTACGTCGACCTGGACGACCCCCGCCGGCTCGAGTTCGACTACATGCAGCGGATCGCCGACGTCATCGACGCCCACGGTGAGGCGGGGGCCCCACTGCGGTGCGTGCACATCGGTGGCGCGGCCCTGACGATTCCCCGCTACGTCGCTGCGACGCGGCCGCGGTCGTCGCAGACCGTGCTCGAGCCCGACGAGCAGGTGACCGCGCTGGTGCGCGAGCGGCTGCCGCTTCCCCGCCACAGCGGCATCAAGATCCGTCCCGTCGACGGTCGCAGCGGCATCGCGGCGATGCGCGACTCGCTCGCCGACGTCATCGTGCTGGACGCCTTCGACGGCGCCCGCATCCCGGCGGAGCTGACGACTGCGGAGTTCTTCGCCGACCTCGGACGAGTCGTGGCCGATGACGGTCTCGTGCTCCTCAACATCGCCGACAAGGCGCCGTTCCCGTACGCGCGGCGGGTCGTCCGCGGTGTCTGCGACGTCTTCGCCCACGTGATGATCAGCGCGGAGCCGGCCACGCTCAAGGGCCGACGGTTCGGCAACGTGCTGGTCGTCGCCTCGCAGGCCCCGCTGCCGTGGGAGGCGCTCGCGCGACGGGCCGCGAGCTCGCCGTTCCCGTACCGCGTGCTGCCCTATCGCGACGTCGTGACGACGTTCGCCGCCAAGGCGCCGTTCACCGACTCCGACTCCGAGCGGTCCCCGGCACCGCCCGGCGGCGCCACCTTCTTCAGCTGA
- a CDS encoding NUDIX hydrolase gives MTDRVIHVAAALVVDDAGRALMVRKHGTTMFMQPGGKIEAGESPLEALRRELDEELGLRPPADAFSWVGTFEEDAANEPGHRVLAEVYALTVQRGVPAPAAEIAESRWVDPDDPGDIDLAPLSTRALLPIVRARSGR, from the coding sequence GTGACGGATCGGGTCATCCACGTCGCGGCCGCGCTGGTCGTGGACGATGCGGGTCGCGCGCTGATGGTGCGCAAGCACGGCACCACCATGTTCATGCAGCCCGGCGGCAAGATCGAGGCCGGGGAGAGCCCGCTGGAGGCGCTGCGTCGTGAGCTCGACGAGGAGCTGGGGCTGCGCCCGCCCGCGGACGCCTTCAGCTGGGTCGGCACGTTCGAGGAGGACGCCGCGAACGAGCCCGGCCACCGGGTGCTCGCCGAGGTCTACGCGCTCACGGTGCAGCGGGGGGTGCCCGCGCCTGCGGCCGAGATCGCCGAGAGCCGGTGGGTGGACCCCGACGATCCCGGCGACATCGACCTCGCGCCGCTGAGCACCCGGGCGCTCCTGCCGATCGTGCGCGCCCGGTCCGGCCGCTAG
- a CDS encoding RNA-binding S4 domain-containing protein: MSSDDGIEVIEIRDDMIRLGQFLKFAGFAESGAQAGAMIGDGDVLVDGEVETRRGRQLAKGMVVEVRTASQTLVAEVG, encoded by the coding sequence ATGAGCAGTGACGACGGCATCGAGGTCATCGAGATCCGGGACGACATGATCCGACTGGGGCAGTTCCTGAAGTTCGCGGGCTTCGCGGAGTCCGGGGCCCAGGCCGGCGCGATGATCGGCGACGGCGACGTGCTGGTGGACGGCGAGGTCGAGACCCGCCGCGGCCGCCAGCTCGCGAAGGGCATGGTGGTCGAGGTGCGCACCGCCTCGCAGACCCTCGTCGCCGAGGTCGGCTGA
- a CDS encoding amidohydrolase: MTATAAQTILPVDPAWSDLYKDLHAHPELGFQESRTTGIIAARLQELGVEVTTGVGRTGVVGVLRNGAGPTALLRADMDALPVHEDTGLDYASTVTATDGEGKVVPVMHACGHDLHVTCLLGAAQVLASETSSWAGTLMLVFQPAEELGAGAQAMVDDGLYDRFPTPDVVLGQHVAPLPAGMIAAHAGAAYAASDSLRVRVVGRGAHGSMPQNSVDPVVMAAEIVLRLQTIVSRELASTDVAVVTVGSLKAGDAANVIPGEAVLLLNIRSYAPAVRQHILDSVTRIVDGVAAAAGAPEQPPFEEIEQFPVVTNDAAALHRTLDGFAPWLGRENIIDPGAAGGSEDVGIFATSANAPLSYWLLGGTDPSIFTTGGMDDPALRTIPSNHSPKYAPAIDPTVGIGVTALVSAARTWLPAG, translated from the coding sequence ATGACCGCCACCGCCGCCCAGACCATTCTTCCCGTCGACCCGGCGTGGAGCGATCTCTACAAGGACCTCCACGCCCATCCCGAGCTCGGGTTCCAGGAGAGCCGCACCACCGGCATCATCGCCGCGCGCCTGCAGGAGCTCGGCGTCGAGGTCACCACGGGCGTCGGACGTACGGGTGTCGTGGGTGTCCTGCGCAACGGCGCGGGCCCGACCGCCCTGCTGCGCGCAGACATGGACGCGCTGCCGGTCCACGAGGACACCGGCCTCGACTACGCCAGCACCGTCACGGCGACCGACGGGGAGGGCAAGGTCGTCCCGGTCATGCACGCGTGCGGCCACGATCTGCACGTCACGTGCTTGCTGGGCGCAGCGCAGGTGCTGGCGTCCGAGACCTCGTCGTGGGCCGGGACGCTGATGCTGGTCTTCCAGCCCGCCGAGGAGCTCGGTGCCGGCGCGCAGGCCATGGTCGATGACGGCCTCTACGACCGGTTCCCGACGCCCGACGTCGTGCTGGGCCAGCACGTGGCACCCCTCCCTGCGGGGATGATCGCCGCGCACGCGGGTGCCGCCTACGCAGCCTCGGACTCCCTGCGGGTGCGCGTGGTGGGCCGGGGCGCCCACGGCTCGATGCCGCAGAACTCGGTCGATCCCGTCGTGATGGCAGCAGAGATCGTCCTGCGCCTGCAGACCATCGTGTCCCGCGAGCTGGCGAGCACCGACGTCGCTGTCGTGACCGTCGGCTCGCTCAAGGCCGGTGACGCCGCCAACGTCATCCCGGGCGAGGCCGTGCTGCTGCTCAACATCCGCAGCTACGCGCCGGCCGTCCGCCAGCACATCCTCGACAGCGTGACCCGCATCGTCGACGGGGTGGCCGCCGCGGCCGGCGCCCCCGAGCAGCCGCCGTTCGAGGAGATCGAGCAGTTCCCGGTCGTGACCAACGACGCCGCCGCGCTGCACCGGACCCTCGACGGCTTCGCGCCCTGGCTGGGCCGCGAGAACATCATCGATCCCGGCGCGGCGGGCGGCAGCGAGGACGTCGGCATCTTCGCGACCAGTGCGAACGCACCGTTGTCGTACTGGTTGCTGGGTGGCACGGATCCCTCGATCTTCACGACCGGGGGGATGGACGACCCGGCCCTGCGGACGATCCCGTCCAACCACTCCCCCAAGTACGCGCCGGCGATCGACCCGACCGTGGGCATCGGCGTGACGGCCCTGGTCTCCGCGGCCAGGACCTGGCTGCCGGCGGGCTGA
- a CDS encoding ABC-F family ATP-binding cassette domain-containing protein — translation MSATVVAKDLAGGYAHRTLFSALDLTVAPGDVVGVVGANGAGKSTLLRLLAGVDAPLEGSVSLAPADAFVGWLPQEHERIPGETVGGYIARRTGAAESTAAMESSAAALGDGDPDADDRYAAAFDRWLASGAADLEDRLPAALREVGLTVGPHALMTELSGGQAARAALAALMLSRFDVVLLDEPTNDLDLVGLAQLEAFVRGLRSGVVLVSHDREFLARCVTRVVELDLAQDQVRVHDGGYDAYLEERDIARRHAREAYDAFADKKADLVSRARTQREWSSQGVRNAIKKAPDNDKIRRRAQTESSEKQAQKVRQMESRISRLEEVEEPRKEWALQMQIAAAPRSSAVVATLNDVVVRHGDFTLGPVSLQVAAGDRIGITGPNGAGKTTLLRVLLSREAPAAGTASLGASVAIGEIDQARTVLADHLVLSDAFELAVPDMSPADVRTLLAKFGLKADHVTVPVGRLSPGERTRAALALLQARGVNLLVLDEPTNHLDVPAIEQLEQALAAYRGALLLVSHDRRLLENVELDARWDVEDGRVTVR, via the coding sequence GTGAGCGCAACCGTGGTGGCCAAGGACCTCGCCGGCGGGTACGCCCACCGGACCCTCTTCTCGGCGCTCGATCTCACGGTGGCGCCGGGTGACGTCGTGGGCGTGGTCGGCGCCAACGGGGCCGGCAAGAGCACCTTGCTGCGCCTGCTCGCGGGGGTGGACGCCCCGCTCGAGGGCTCGGTGTCGCTCGCGCCCGCCGATGCGTTCGTCGGCTGGCTCCCGCAGGAGCACGAGCGCATCCCCGGCGAGACGGTGGGCGGCTACATCGCCAGACGCACGGGCGCAGCCGAGTCGACCGCCGCGATGGAGTCGTCCGCAGCAGCCCTCGGCGACGGGGACCCGGACGCCGACGACCGCTACGCCGCGGCGTTCGACCGATGGCTGGCCAGTGGCGCCGCAGATCTCGAGGACCGGCTGCCCGCCGCCCTGCGCGAGGTGGGGCTGACCGTGGGGCCCCATGCCCTGATGACCGAGCTCTCCGGCGGCCAGGCCGCCCGGGCGGCTCTTGCGGCCCTCATGCTCAGCCGCTTCGACGTGGTGCTGCTGGATGAGCCGACCAACGACCTGGACCTGGTGGGGCTCGCACAGCTCGAGGCGTTCGTGCGCGGTCTGCGCTCGGGCGTCGTGCTGGTCTCCCACGACCGCGAGTTCCTGGCCCGCTGCGTCACCCGCGTCGTCGAGCTCGACCTGGCCCAGGACCAGGTGCGCGTCCACGACGGCGGCTACGACGCGTACCTCGAGGAGCGCGACATCGCGCGGCGCCATGCCCGCGAGGCGTACGACGCGTTCGCGGACAAGAAGGCCGATCTGGTCTCCCGGGCGCGCACGCAGCGCGAGTGGAGCTCACAGGGCGTCCGCAACGCGATCAAGAAGGCCCCCGACAACGACAAGATCCGTCGGCGCGCCCAGACCGAGTCGTCGGAGAAGCAGGCGCAGAAGGTGCGCCAGATGGAGTCGCGCATCTCCCGGCTCGAGGAGGTCGAGGAGCCGCGCAAGGAGTGGGCGCTGCAGATGCAGATCGCTGCTGCGCCCCGGTCCAGCGCGGTCGTCGCGACCCTCAACGACGTCGTGGTCCGCCACGGCGACTTCACCTTGGGGCCGGTCTCGCTGCAGGTCGCTGCCGGCGACCGCATCGGGATCACAGGGCCCAACGGCGCCGGCAAGACCACGTTGCTGCGCGTCCTGCTCAGCCGCGAGGCCCCCGCGGCCGGGACGGCGTCTCTGGGAGCGTCCGTCGCGATCGGCGAGATCGACCAGGCCCGCACGGTGCTCGCGGACCACCTGGTGCTCAGCGACGCGTTCGAGCTGGCGGTGCCCGACATGTCACCCGCCGACGTCCGCACCCTGCTGGCCAAGTTCGGGCTCAAGGCCGACCACGTGACGGTCCCGGTCGGCCGGCTGTCGCCGGGCGAGCGCACGCGGGCGGCGCTGGCCCTGCTCCAGGCACGCGGGGTCAACCTGCTGGTGCTGGACGAGCCCACCAACCACCTCGACGTCCCCGCGATCGAGCAGCTCGAGCAGGCACTCGCGGCGTACCGCGGGGCCCTCCTGCTGGTCTCGCACGATCGTCGCCTGCTCGAGAACGTCGAGCTCGATGCCCGTTGGGACGTCGAGGACGGCCGGGTCACCGTCCGCTGA
- a CDS encoding TIGR00730 family Rossman fold protein — MTLGSVAVFCGSSFGASPAYADAARLTGRTLAERGIDVVYGGGHVGLMGVVADAALEAGGRVLGVIPRQLHDRELAHPGLTELHVVESMHARKQLMADLSDAFIALPGGAGTLEEVAEQWTWAQLTIHAKPSGFLDVDGFWAPMRTMLHSMVSEGFVRPEQSGIVSFSGDLDTLLGMLAAPPSWTDKWGGDTTGAPQP; from the coding sequence ATGACACTTGGGTCCGTCGCGGTCTTCTGCGGCTCCAGCTTCGGCGCCTCACCCGCGTACGCCGACGCCGCCAGGCTCACCGGCAGGACGCTCGCCGAGCGGGGCATCGACGTCGTGTACGGCGGTGGGCACGTGGGTCTCATGGGCGTCGTCGCCGATGCTGCCCTCGAGGCCGGCGGACGTGTCCTCGGCGTCATCCCGCGCCAGCTGCACGACCGGGAGCTCGCCCACCCCGGCCTGACCGAGCTGCACGTCGTGGAGTCGATGCACGCCCGCAAGCAGCTCATGGCCGACCTGTCGGATGCGTTCATCGCGCTGCCCGGCGGCGCGGGCACCCTTGAGGAGGTCGCCGAGCAGTGGACGTGGGCGCAGCTGACCATCCACGCCAAGCCGAGCGGATTCCTCGACGTCGACGGCTTCTGGGCGCCGATGCGGACGATGCTGCACTCGATGGTGAGCGAGGGCTTCGTCCGACCTGAGCAGTCCGGCATCGTGTCCTTCTCCGGCGATCTCGACACACTGCTCGGCATGCTCGCCGCGCCACCGTCATGGACCGACAAGTGGGGCGGCGACACCACCGGGGCGCCGCAGCCGTGA
- a CDS encoding sucrase ferredoxin: MTARDPAFRCAVGSELRGEPTAGTASNVRAFLLVEHPGPWGVNALRDARLPDGLGDDLARAAGAARVRPLLIRRPARRVRQDGMRVFAAFAHPSRPWLETTVLDDPHALLDLDLSALGEGRSPGLIPSDASVLCVCTHGRHDACCAERGRPVAAALAVAHPDDTWEVSHIGGDRFAGNMLVLPHGLYYGRLDPVTSVTVADRHAAGELDLDHLRGRSAYAMPVQFAEIALRRELGETRHDAVRLVSRRKADEVTEAVFAVGDARWTVRVRTTPSADPVQLTCRATRDNPAPAHELLSFARSPAT, translated from the coding sequence GTGACCGCACGCGATCCCGCGTTCCGCTGTGCCGTCGGCAGCGAGCTGCGCGGCGAGCCCACCGCCGGCACGGCCTCGAACGTGCGTGCGTTCCTGCTGGTCGAGCACCCAGGTCCCTGGGGCGTCAACGCCCTGAGGGACGCCCGTCTCCCCGACGGACTGGGCGACGACCTGGCCCGGGCAGCCGGTGCGGCTCGCGTCCGACCGCTGCTGATCCGTCGCCCCGCGCGGCGGGTCCGTCAGGACGGGATGCGCGTCTTCGCCGCCTTCGCGCACCCGTCGCGGCCCTGGTTGGAGACCACGGTCCTCGACGACCCGCACGCGCTGCTCGACCTCGACCTCTCGGCGCTGGGCGAGGGCCGGTCCCCGGGACTGATCCCGTCCGACGCGTCGGTCCTGTGCGTGTGCACCCACGGCCGTCACGACGCGTGCTGCGCGGAGCGGGGCCGACCGGTCGCGGCAGCCCTCGCGGTCGCCCATCCGGACGACACCTGGGAGGTCTCGCACATCGGCGGCGACCGCTTCGCGGGCAACATGCTGGTGCTCCCCCACGGTCTCTACTACGGACGGCTTGATCCCGTCACCTCCGTGACCGTGGCCGATCGGCATGCCGCCGGCGAGCTCGACCTGGACCACCTGCGCGGACGCTCGGCGTACGCGATGCCGGTCCAGTTCGCCGAGATCGCCCTGCGCCGCGAGCTCGGCGAGACGCGGCACGATGCCGTCCGTCTGGTGTCGCGGCGCAAGGCCGACGAGGTCACCGAGGCAGTCTTCGCGGTGGGCGACGCACGGTGGACGGTGCGGGTGCGTACGACCCCGAGCGCCGATCCGGTCCAGCTCACCTGCCGGGCCACCCGCGACAACCCGGCGCCGGCCCACGAGCTGCTGTCGTTCGCCCGCTCACCCGCCACGTGA
- a CDS encoding LLM class flavin-dependent oxidoreductase, protein MARLELGLDTFGDVTAGPDGAPLPYDQVIRNIVDQAVLADDLGLAFFGVGEHHRDDFAVSAPEVVLAAIASRTTQIHLGTAVTVLSSDDPIRVYERFATLDAVSGGRAEVILGRGSFTESFPLFGLDLGQYEELFSEKLDLFAALRTEGPVTWQGTLRPPLVDQHVFPKTAAGTVTTWIGVGGSPESVIRAARYGMPLMLAIIGGPPAQFAPYAQLYRQALEQLGRPRLPIGVHSPGHVADTDEQAREELWPHFAVQRERIGRERGWPPPTREEFEAAAGPEGAVHVGSPRTVADKIIRNARLLGLDRFDLKFSNGTLPHDKLMRSIELYGREVAPLVHDALG, encoded by the coding sequence ATGGCCCGCCTCGAGCTCGGACTCGACACCTTCGGCGACGTCACGGCCGGCCCGGACGGGGCACCGTTGCCGTACGACCAGGTGATCCGCAACATCGTCGACCAGGCCGTGCTCGCGGACGACCTGGGCCTGGCGTTCTTCGGGGTGGGGGAGCACCACCGCGACGACTTCGCGGTGAGCGCACCCGAGGTGGTGCTGGCCGCGATCGCGTCGCGGACGACGCAGATCCATCTCGGCACCGCGGTCACGGTGCTCAGCTCCGACGACCCGATCCGCGTCTACGAGCGCTTCGCGACCCTCGACGCAGTGTCCGGCGGCCGGGCCGAGGTCATCCTGGGCCGCGGATCGTTCACCGAGTCGTTCCCGCTCTTCGGGCTCGACCTCGGCCAGTACGAGGAGCTGTTCAGCGAGAAGCTCGACCTCTTCGCGGCCCTCCGCACCGAGGGCCCGGTGACCTGGCAGGGCACGCTGCGCCCGCCGCTCGTCGACCAGCACGTCTTCCCCAAGACCGCGGCCGGCACCGTCACGACCTGGATCGGCGTCGGCGGCAGCCCCGAGTCGGTGATCCGCGCGGCCCGCTACGGCATGCCGCTCATGCTGGCGATCATCGGCGGTCCGCCCGCGCAGTTCGCGCCGTACGCCCAGCTGTACCGCCAGGCGCTCGAGCAGCTCGGTCGGCCGCGGCTGCCGATCGGCGTCCACTCGCCCGGACACGTCGCCGACACCGACGAGCAGGCGCGCGAGGAGCTGTGGCCGCACTTCGCGGTGCAGCGCGAGCGCATCGGCCGCGAACGGGGCTGGCCGCCGCCGACCCGCGAGGAGTTCGAGGCTGCCGCCGGGCCCGAGGGCGCGGTCCACGTCGGCTCGCCGCGGACCGTCGCGGACAAGATCATCCGCAACGCCCGACTGCTCGGGCTGGACCGCTTCGACCTCAAGTTCAGCAACGGCACGCTCCCGCACGACAAGCTCATGCGCAGCATCGAGCTGTACGGCCGCGAGGTCGCGCCGCTCGTGCACGACGCTCTGGGCTGA